Proteins encoded together in one Drosophila albomicans strain 15112-1751.03 chromosome 2R, ASM965048v2, whole genome shotgun sequence window:
- the LOC117574706 gene encoding uncharacterized protein LOC117574706, with protein MQQNQLILISILLLATLLNSVQCVDKEPSTEVKRCSGSKPFPLEVRVHGCVTPPCNVFKGTDAIFEIDFAVDKFITNMTTLVKATTLGIITVPYELPEDVADVCTNLMYGAYCPVYPTEDVTYLFRFPVGEYPEIGVKIELYLADQDGDVATCFLCDIKVKKNTGSTKMYELDFLNRK; from the exons atgcaACAGAATCAACTAATCTTAATAAGCATTTTGCTCTTGGCTACGCTGCTAAATAGCGTTCAATGCGTAGATAAAGAACCCTCCACAGAAGTCAAACGGT GCTCTGGGAGCAAACCTTTTCCCTTGGAAGTTCGTGTTCATGGTTGTGTGACGCCTCCGTGCAATGTCTTTAAAGGAACGGATGCCATTTTTGAGATTGATTTCGCCGTTGACAAGTTCATCACCAACATGACAACCTTGGTCAAGGCCACAACATTGGGAATTATAACGGTGCCCTATGAGCTGCCCGAAGATGTTGCCGATGTCTGCACCAATCTGATGTATGGCGCCTATTGTCCCGTTTATCCCACGGAGGATGTCACCTATCTATTCAGATTTCCAGTGGGAGAATATCCTGAAATTGGTGTGAAAATCGAGCTTTATCTGGCCGATCAGGATGGCGATGTAGCCACCTGTTTTTTGTGTGATATCAAAGTCAAGAAGAACACAGGCAGCACCAAAATGTATGAGTTGGACTTTCTGAACCGCAAATAA